A window of Candidatus Bathyanammoxibius amoris genomic DNA:
AAGAGGTCTTATTATTCATCACTGCCCTCTTTTTCGATATAGTCATACTCATAGAGTCTGTATTTTTTTGGGTTGGCAAGGATTTCTTCAACAATTCGCTTATCAAAGCTGTTTTGCACCTCACTCCAATCTGCAGTTGCCGGAATCTTGTCCAAGGCCTTCAGAAACTCGAACTCATAGTATAGCGAACCTATCAACTCTAAATCACCTTTCGGGATACGACAAGGTTGCTTCATCCCTATAATATCCTCTTTGGCCAGTCTCGCTACCTCCTCGTCAGAAATCTCAAGACTTTTTCCTATTAACTTCTCTCCCGATTTTCTGGACCAGAGAGAGGCCCTGCCGAGGTTCTCGTCACTGGCCTGCATCCAGCTAATGGCACGCATTGCCGCGGCAACAATGTGGTACATAGCGTCATGATGTTCTATCGCAAAGTCCTTTGGGAAATATAAGTAACCTGAATTTAATTTACTGTATATGATGATCGTGTCTTTATATTTTTTCAAGGTTATCGTTGGCGTCGGCTCCCAGGCAGAGAAGGCGTCTACCTTTCCTGAGTGCAAGGCTTCGGGCATTTCGCCGATATCCATGGGGATAAGATGTACATCTTCTTCGTTGAGCCCCACGGCAGAAAGGGCCTGCAGGAGTGAATAATGGGCATTAGAGCCAAAACCATAACCGATGTGCCTTCCGCGCATCCCCCCCAAAAGTACGTCCCGTCTGGCAACGATAGAAGTAAACCCCCGTTGCATCATATTGGTGATAACAACATCAAGAGTAGCGGCGATGGTCAAAGCCGGCATGTCCCCTACTATGCCGGCATCAATGTCACCTCGCCTGAGAAAGAAATTTACATCATCACCTTTTAAAAAATCATAAAACCTAATCTTCATCCCCATTTCCAACAGGGACGTCTTGAGAATAATGTCCCGTTTCATCGTCTCGGAGATAAGCCCGGTGGGCATATAAACGGACTGGGTACCAATATTTATAACGCCCTCTCCCCTCTCGAAGTCGTATGCGGCATAGGTGGGATGTTTTGATAAATCAGGCGTTGAAACTTGTGGATTACTCCCTGCCCATGCCATTGTTGTTGTGGTTATGGCAATGGGGATGAGGGAGACGCAGAGCGTGAGAAGGAATAATTTGCCTTTGATAGACCGGAAGGGATTCATCTTACGAGCCCATATGTAAGTCTCTTTATGGATATGACTTGCGTGGGGAGGGGGGGGGAAGGTAACAACCTGTTTAGAAATCTGCCCTCAGATGAAGTTCTTTTTTCCATATCCTGCTGACCCTCACACCACTTTTCATCGGGCTGTAGTATCGGCAGTGTGGCAGAAAACACGCTCCACCGGCAGCCAGACCACTAATAAGGAAATAGAACCACAGATACTATCAAAAAGTATATCGACCTTACAGACGTTTGCAACGGTAAATTTTGTAAAATTATAAGCAATTTCCGATGCTTGCAGAGAAATTCCTATATGCGTGGTTTTGTGAGACCAGTAGATACACACATTTGTTTGTGGTATATTACTCACATGCTCTGTATACCCATAACTGCTGCAACGACTGAAGATTTCTTGAAGGATATGCGCTCGGCCTCGGAGCAGGCCGACCTTTTGGAACTCCGTCTCGACTATATAAACGGCCTAAAAGACTCCGATATAGAAACTCTTATAGAGAGAAAGGCCAAACCCGTTATAGCAACCTGCAGACCTGAGAGAGAAGGCGGGAAGTTTACCGGGCCTTCGAACGACCGGATAACCCTGCTGGAGAAGGCCGCAGCCTCAGGGGCCGAGTATGTTGATGTTGAACACGATGTAGAACTTGATTCAATAAATAAGCTCATAAAAAAGACTAAGACAAAGGTAATCGTATCCTATCACAATTTCACTGAGACACCTGATGCCACAAAACTGCGGGAGATTCACAAGAGGCTGTCAGCCACGGGCGCTGATATAGTAAAAATAGTAACGTATGCACATGATATTACCGACAATCTGCGGATATTCAGTCTCCTTGAAGAGGCGCGTACACCCACCATAGCCCTATGCATGGGTGAGACGGGCCAGATTAGCCGCATCCTTGCACCCAAATACGGAGGCTTTTTGACCTTTGCGTCATTGGTCAAAGGTAAAGAATCCGCACCGGGACAGCTCTCCGCAAGAGAACTGCTTGAAGTCTACAACTTTCGTGGGATAAACCGCTCCACTGAGATATACGGGCTCATCGGAAATCCCGTTGCCCACAGTATGGGCCCGCTGCTCCATAACACCTGCTTCAGGGAGGCGGGGCTGAACGCCGTCTATCTGCCGTTTAAGGTGGAAAACCTTGCCTCATTCGTTAACGGGTTCAAGGCCCTGAACGTCCGGGGCTACAGTGTCACCATACCTCACAAGGAAGCCGTCATGGGACTGCTTGACGGGCTCGACCCGCTCGCTGAGTCTATCGGCGCGGTAAACACCGTGGTAAATAGAGACGGCAGGCTGACCGGTTACAATACCGATTCAACCGCGGCCACAAAAGTGATAGAGGACGGGCTGGCGGAACACGGCGAAACGCTAAGCGGGAAACGGGTTACCATCATCGGCGCGGGCGGCGCCGCGCGCGCTGTGGCATTCGGACTCAAGCAAAAAGACGCGGAGATAACAATCGTCAACCGCACACAGGCCCGCGCGGAGGCGCTGGCGGGGGAACTGGGGTGCGACTACAAGAAATTCAGCGAACTATCCGGGCTTGACACCGGGATGATATTGGTAAACTGTACCAGCATAGGCATGCATCCAAACGTGGACGACACTCCCGTACCGGCAGAGGCATTGAGACCGGGGATGTGGGTCTTCGACGCCGTCTATAATCCGCCGGAGACGCGGCTCCTCAGGGAAGCCGCCGCCGGGGGCTGCCATACCCTGGACGGGGTAAAGATGTTCGTGCTCCAGGCCGCACAACAATTCGAACTATGGACCGGCAGGCCGGCACCCGTTGAATCCATGGGAGAGACCATCAGGGCCAGACTTGCGGGAATGGGATAATACGTCCAAAAATTCATTGAGTCTTCAATAATATCGTGTAAGGTGTGGTTTCTATGGGCGCAGAAGACGACATTTCTGAAGAGATAAGGTCTTTCGCCATGACGCTTGTGTGGAGATGCACCCGGTGCGGTTATCAGGGCGAAACCGGCTGTACGGAGACGTGCATGTTGCCGCAAAAGTGTCCCGGCTGCGGAACAACGGTAGAGGACCTGGTGGTACTCACCGAGGACTAAGCTGCTCGGCCCTTCGTGTTGTACAGCTAGGGTTTGATTCCCACGATTGACAGGGTGGTCACGTTCCCGGACAGGTCCGCAACCCTGATGGCATGGTTATTGGTGTCGGCGATGTACAACTTGCCGCCGGCAAAATCAAGCCCGCCGGGTTCATAGAACTCAATCCCGCCATCGTCCTCATGTCCGGGCCTCCCGCTGCCGAGAAAGGTATTTGAGGTGCCTTCCGCGGGGTCAATGACCTTTATCTTGTGGTTATAGGTATCAGCTACGTAGACAAGACCGTCACGATATGCGACGCCAAGGGGATGTTGCAGCCGAGCCTCGTTACTATTGCCGTCCCTGTCGCCGAATATAAACAGGCCCCGGCCGATAACGGTGCGAACCCGCCCACTTTCCGTATCAATCTCACGGACTGAGCTCGTCTCGCTGTCAGCCACATACAGCTTTTTTCCGTCCGAGGCGATACCGCTGGGCTGTGCCATCTCGCTCTTATCTAACACACCGTCCCTGATACCCTCACGCCTGCTTCCTGCATACGGTTGCACAAGATTATTTCCAAGGTCCATCACCCATATCTGATGCAGTCCGGCCATGGCGATATACAGCTTATTACCCCCGACCAGTTCCAGGTCCCACGGCGAGCTGAGCGCGGCCTTTGTGCCGAGGCCGCCCACGCTGAGAAAATCGGCCTGCCGCCCGCTGCCGGCGATAGTGGTCACCGTCCTTGAAGTTAAGTCCAGACGACGAATCAGATGGTTCTCCGTGTCCGCCACGTAGAGGACATCCCCGTCAAGTGCCATACCCTGTGGGTGAGAAAAGCCCGCCTCCTCAAACCCACCGTCCTCCACGCCTTCCTCACCGCTCCCCGCGACGTCTAAAACCTGACCGTCACGGCGGGTAATGACGATGCGGTTGTGGCCTGAGTCCGCAATAAACAACCTGTCGTTATCGGGGTCGGCGAGTATCTTACCGGGGAAGGACAGGGGAGTGGGCTCCGTTTCCAGTCTGTCAAATATATCCACAGAGGGGGTTTCATTGAGCATGTCTTTTTGACGGTACCATTTGACGTATTGCTCTATCTGCCTGTCAATATCCTCAAAATTCCCCTCTCCACTGTATACAGACACGAAATTCCCCTCCGGGTCTATAAGCACCAGTGTTGGCCAGGCACGCACCCCGTACGCGTTCCAGATGCGAAACTCGCTGTCGTTCACCACCGGGTGCTCCAGCCCGTAGCGGAGCATGGCCTGCCGTATGTTCCCGGTGACCCGCTCGTTGGTGAACTTTGCCGAGTGCACGCCGATTACCACCAGGTTGTTCGGGTGCCTGGCCTCCAGCTTCTTAAGCTCCGGCATCACGTGCATACAGTTTATGCAGCAGTAGGTCCAGAAATCGAGCAGCACCATCTTCCCGCGCAACTCGGCCAGCCGGACGGGCCTGCCGCCCGTGTTCAGCCACTCCATACCCTCGGGAAATTCGGGGGCCTTTATCTTCATCGGCGATGCCTGTGTCTTATGCTCTCCCGGTCCGGAATCCGGCAGCAACGTGCGAACCGGAACCGCCAGGAAAAACAATAACAATAATAACGGTACCCAGTAACGTTTCATGATCATAATTTTGAGAAAGAACCCACCTTACCAGATTTTAAACCCATCCGCCCGGGGATTCAACCGAAGAAAACCCCCGAAGACGTCTGACATCCGGCAGCAAACACCGCCACCAGCATTCGCCGCCACTTAAATAAAGTATTTCTTAAAAAACATCCGTTCCAGTATAATACCCCGGATTACATTTTTTTCTTCTGTTTCGCCCCTCGCGGCGCGGTTTATTGAAGCCGTATGGGGCGCATAATTTTTCATTTTGTCACTCAAAGACCTTTTTTATGCCGCTGATAGAGATAATAGATGCTTAAACGCACACATACATGTGGAGAGCTGCGCAAGACCGACGTTGGCAAGGAGGTCGTGCTGAACGGCTGGGTGTCGAAACGCCGTGACCACGGTGGCCTGGTATTCATAGACCTGAGAGACCGCTACGGCGTCACACAGGTGGTCTTCAACCCCGAACAGGATGAGGAACTGCATAAGGCGTCCCGTGACCTGAGGCCCGAGTACGTGCTCGCCATAAAGGGCAATGTCTCTGAAAGACCGGAAGGTACGGTAAACCCCGGATTGGACACGGGCGAGGTAGAGGTCTACGCCTCTGAGCTCGACGTGTTGAGCAAGGCCGAGACCCCGCCCTTTGAGATAGAGGAGGCCGGCAACGTCTCTATGGACCTGAGGCTCAAATACAGGTATCTGGACCTGAGGCGTCCCGACATGCAGCGCTACTTCCGGTTCCGCCACAAACTCTCCCAGGTCATCAGGCAGTATTTTGACACTCAGGACTTCCTGGAGATAGAGACCCCCTTCCTCACCAGGAGCACCCCGGAGGGAGCGAGAGACTATCTGGTACCCAGCCGCATAAGTCCGGGCCACTTCTACGCCCTGCCCCAGTCGCCACAGTTGTTCAAGCAGATACTGATGATGTCCGGCTTTGACCGCTATTTCCAGATAGTAAAGTGCTTCAGGGACGAAGACCTGAGGGCGCAGCGCCAGCCTGAATTCACACAAATCGATGTCGAGATGTCATTTGTCGAAGAAGACGACGTGATGGGCACAATCGAGGGGCTGTTTGTGGAGATTTTTGAGAAACTGCTTGGTAAAAAGATAAAGACCCCCTTCCAGAGACTCGCCTACAGCGAGTCCGTCCGGCTGTACGGTTCGGACGCTCCCGACCTGCGCTACGACCTCAGCCTGAAGGATATCACGGACATATCCCGCACCTCCGAATTCAAGACGTTCCGCAACGTGGTGGAAAGGGGCGGGATTGTGCGGGGTATTAACGCCACGGGCTGCTGTAAGGATTTTTCCAGGAAGCATCTCGACGAGCTTACGGCCTTCGTGGGGGAATTCGGCGCAAAGGGTCTGGCGTGGTTCAAGGTAGAGAACGGCGGTTTCAGCTCGCCCATCGCAAAGTTCTTCCCCGCAGAACAGCAGGCCCGGATAAAGGAGTGCATGCAGGCGGCCACAGGCGATTTACTCATGTTCGTGGCCGACAGGGAGAAGGTGGTGTCGCAGTCCCTCTCACAACTGAGATCACGCCTGGCCGTGAGACTCGGACTCATAAAAAAAGAGGAGTACGCGTTCACATGGATAACCGACTTCCCGCTGCTGGAATTCGACGAGACCCTGGGGCGGAACGTCTCTATCCATCACCCCTTCACCTCACCGAGACCGGAGGACGTGCCGGCTATGGAGGAGAAACCGCTGGAGGTACGGGCACGGGCCTATGACATAGTGCTGAACGGGGTTGAACTGGGCGGCGGAAGTATAAGGATACACGACCCCGAACTCCAGCGCCGTATATTCAAACTCCTCAACATAGACGAGGCCACTGCACGAGAGCGGTTCGGGTTCCTGCTTGAGGCCCTTAAGTACGGCGCCCCGCCCCATGGCGGCATCGCGCTTGGCCTTGACAGGGTGGTGGCCATGTTGTTAGGACTCGATGACATAAAAGAAGTCATCGCCTTCCCGAAGACACAGCGGGCCACCTGCCTGCTTACCGATGCGCCCGCCGGCGTGGACGCAGAGCAGTTGAAGGAACTTGGCCTGAGAACTATTTAGAGAGGCGTGGCCTGGCGGCATCGGCGTCGTTCTGAATAGAGCGAACTCGTGCCGAAGACAGGCCGTGCCCCGTAAACGGCAAATGGCTAATATTAATTGGGACTACCCTGAACCGCGGGAGGGTATGGCCGGCTCCTACGACAGGCTGATAGGCCCCGGTGCCACGCGTGCGGAAATATATCTGCAGTTCACATTCGCCGCTGCGGCAGGGGTCGCGATGCCAACCTACGCCATCCTTAACCACCTGGGATGGAGTACCATACAACTCTTTGTCGCAACCGCTTTTGCCGTCGAGCTGACAGGCGGCATCTGTACAAACGCCACCTCATCCGCAAAACGCTGGTATCATCAGCCGGGTATGGAGTTCAGGCAGCATTTTGCCTTCGTTGCCATACACATACACCCACTTATCATAGCCTGGCTCTTCCGGTCTATGGACTGGATGTTTTTCGTCGTCGTGTACGGCTATCTTCTTGCCGCCACGGCCATTATCCTGCGAACGGAACTCTATCTCCGGCGTCCGGTAGCCTTTATACTCTTCAGCGGGGGTATACTGATTAACGGCTATCTGTTTACGCCCACGCACGGACTTGAATGGTTTGTGCCGTTCTTTTATCTGAAATTGCTTATGGGCCATATTCTGAGAGAAGAACCATATCGCCCGGAGGGCGAGAAAATTTGTCCTCATATGCCGACCGGCGAACATTCATAAAGGGAGGCGCGAGCGGGAACAATAATGCGATACAGCTTTAAGCAATTCTGCATCATCCAACGACAGGGGGAAAAGACATGCAAGGTGTCTTAGTCGCAGGCTCCACGGGGTATCTGGGGAAATACGTCACACGGGAATTTAAGAGACACGGGTACTGGGTGCGGGCGCTGGCCCGGAACCCGAAAAAACTTGAAGAGACCGGTCCGTTCCTCGAACCCGCGGTAAGGGACCAGATAGACGAGGTCTTCGTCGGAGAGGCCACAAGGCCCGAGACACTGACGGGACTCTGTAAAGGCGTGGAAGCGGTCTTCTCGTCACTCGGCATCACGCGCCAGAAGGAAGAGTACACCTTTACGGAAGTTGATTACCAGGCGAACAAGAACATCCTGGAGCTTGCGCTGGCCTCCGGCGTGAAGAAATTCATCTTCGTGTCCGTCGCCGGGGGTAAGCAGTTGAGGAATATTGACGTCATAGACGCGCGCGAAAGGCTGGTT
This region includes:
- a CDS encoding ABC transporter substrate-binding protein; this encodes MNPFRSIKGKLFLLTLCVSLIPIAITTTTMAWAGSNPQVSTPDLSKHPTYAAYDFERGEGVINIGTQSVYMPTGLISETMKRDIILKTSLLEMGMKIRFYDFLKGDDVNFFLRRGDIDAGIVGDMPALTIAATLDVVITNMMQRGFTSIVARRDVLLGGMRGRHIGYGFGSNAHYSLLQALSAVGLNEEDVHLIPMDIGEMPEALHSGKVDAFSAWEPTPTITLKKYKDTIIIYSKLNSGYLYFPKDFAIEHHDAMYHIVAAAMRAISWMQASDENLGRASLWSRKSGEKLIGKSLEISDEEVARLAKEDIIGMKQPCRIPKGDLELIGSLYYEFEFLKALDKIPATADWSEVQNSFDKRIVEEILANPKKYRLYEYDYIEKEGSDE
- a CDS encoding shikimate dehydrogenase, which translates into the protein MLCIPITAATTEDFLKDMRSASEQADLLELRLDYINGLKDSDIETLIERKAKPVIATCRPEREGGKFTGPSNDRITLLEKAAASGAEYVDVEHDVELDSINKLIKKTKTKVIVSYHNFTETPDATKLREIHKRLSATGADIVKIVTYAHDITDNLRIFSLLEEARTPTIALCMGETGQISRILAPKYGGFLTFASLVKGKESAPGQLSARELLEVYNFRGINRSTEIYGLIGNPVAHSMGPLLHNTCFREAGLNAVYLPFKVENLASFVNGFKALNVRGYSVTIPHKEAVMGLLDGLDPLAESIGAVNTVVNRDGRLTGYNTDSTAATKVIEDGLAEHGETLSGKRVTIIGAGGAARAVAFGLKQKDAEITIVNRTQARAEALAGELGCDYKKFSELSGLDTGMILVNCTSIGMHPNVDDTPVPAEALRPGMWVFDAVYNPPETRLLREAAAGGCHTLDGVKMFVLQAAQQFELWTGRPAPVESMGETIRARLAGMG
- a CDS encoding thioredoxin-like domain-containing protein translates to MKRYWVPLLLLLFFLAVPVRTLLPDSGPGEHKTQASPMKIKAPEFPEGMEWLNTGGRPVRLAELRGKMVLLDFWTYCCINCMHVMPELKKLEARHPNNLVVIGVHSAKFTNERVTGNIRQAMLRYGLEHPVVNDSEFRIWNAYGVRAWPTLVLIDPEGNFVSVYSGEGNFEDIDRQIEQYVKWYRQKDMLNETPSVDIFDRLETEPTPLSFPGKILADPDNDRLFIADSGHNRIVITRRDGQVLDVAGSGEEGVEDGGFEEAGFSHPQGMALDGDVLYVADTENHLIRRLDLTSRTVTTIAGSGRQADFLSVGGLGTKAALSSPWDLELVGGNKLYIAMAGLHQIWVMDLGNNLVQPYAGSRREGIRDGVLDKSEMAQPSGIASDGKKLYVADSETSSVREIDTESGRVRTVIGRGLFIFGDRDGNSNEARLQHPLGVAYRDGLVYVADTYNHKIKVIDPAEGTSNTFLGSGRPGHEDDGGIEFYEPGGLDFAGGKLYIADTNNHAIRVADLSGNVTTLSIVGIKP
- the aspS gene encoding aspartate--tRNA ligase translates to MLKRTHTCGELRKTDVGKEVVLNGWVSKRRDHGGLVFIDLRDRYGVTQVVFNPEQDEELHKASRDLRPEYVLAIKGNVSERPEGTVNPGLDTGEVEVYASELDVLSKAETPPFEIEEAGNVSMDLRLKYRYLDLRRPDMQRYFRFRHKLSQVIRQYFDTQDFLEIETPFLTRSTPEGARDYLVPSRISPGHFYALPQSPQLFKQILMMSGFDRYFQIVKCFRDEDLRAQRQPEFTQIDVEMSFVEEDDVMGTIEGLFVEIFEKLLGKKIKTPFQRLAYSESVRLYGSDAPDLRYDLSLKDITDISRTSEFKTFRNVVERGGIVRGINATGCCKDFSRKHLDELTAFVGEFGAKGLAWFKVENGGFSSPIAKFFPAEQQARIKECMQAATGDLLMFVADREKVVSQSLSQLRSRLAVRLGLIKKEEYAFTWITDFPLLEFDETLGRNVSIHHPFTSPRPEDVPAMEEKPLEVRARAYDIVLNGVELGGGSIRIHDPELQRRIFKLLNIDEATARERFGFLLEALKYGAPPHGGIALGLDRVVAMLLGLDDIKEVIAFPKTQRATCLLTDAPAGVDAEQLKELGLRTI